One stretch of Pyrenophora tritici-repentis strain M4 chromosome 4, whole genome shotgun sequence DNA includes these proteins:
- a CDS encoding ProP, Permease major facilitator superfamily, protein MAITDRFRGHSHASPASSTMIDQDPEKKPQMLKGGVKEIFRMRIIAMAIIVSMGGFIFGYDTGQISGFLEMPDFLDRFADQTDPETGGPAFSNWKSGLIVALLSIGTLMGALIAAPVADRFGRKYSIVFWNIIFCVGVIVQITTVNTWYQISLGRWVAGLGVGALSVLTPMYQSETAPRYVRGALVSCYQLFITLGIFTAYAINFGTEARLSSWSWKVPMGIGFIWSALMIVGILFMQESPRWEYRKGKIESATHTVALTYGVPEDHPEVQREIQEIQKKFEAENAGGGHHPWYEIFTGPRMRYRVLLGIALQALQQLTGANYYFYYGTTIFQSVGIQNSYVTSMILGGVNFGMTIPGLYVVEKFGRRSSLIVGGLWMSMCFLVFASVGHFVLTNPDGSTSQGAGYAMIIFACLFIAGYAMTWGPIIWAVIGEIYPSRYRAKAMALATASNWTWNFLISFFTPYITAAIDYRYGYVFAACCFTGAVVVYFFVCESHGRTLEEIDTMYILHVTPWKSKHWTPTPGEELPALDNTYLTPGARGIKKGNEARAPEQMRTEDVPVTDADMQASGARKE, encoded by the exons ATGGCGATAACAGATCGGTTTCGGGGGCATTCACATGCTTCACCAGCGTCGTCTACGATGATTGACCAGGATCCTGAGAAGAAACCACAGATGCTCAAGGGCGGCGTGAAAGAAATCTTCCGCATGCGAATCATAGCAATGGCGATCATTGTTTCAATGGGTGGT TTCATCTTTGGATACGATACCGGCCAGATCTCAGGTTTCCTAGAGATGCCGGATTTTCTTGACAGGTTCGCAGACCAAACGGATCCAGAAACAGGCGGGCCAGCGTTCAGCAACTGGAAGTCTGGTTTAATTGTAGCTCTG CTGTCTATCGGCACGCTTATGGGCGCTTTAATCGCTGCTCCCGTCGCAGACAGGTTTGGTCGCAAATACTCAATCGTTTTCTGGAACATCATCTTCTGCGTCGGAGTCATCGTCCAGATCACAACTGTCAACACATGGTACCAAATCTCCCTTGGTCGATGGGTCGCTGGTTTGGGTGTTGGAGCTCTTTCGGTGCTCACACCCATGTACCAGTCCGAGACAGCTCCACGATACGTTCGAGGTGCGTTAGTGTCCTGCTACCAACTATTCATCACGCTCGGCATCTTCACCGCATACGCAATAAACTTCGGTACAGAGGCTAGACTGAGTTCCTGGTCATGGAAGGTCCCCATGGGCATTGGCTTCATCTGGTCAGCATTGATGATTGTCGGAATACTCTTCATGCAGGAATCTCCTCGTTGGGAGTATCGCAAGGGCAAGATTGAAAGCGCGACACACACTGTGGCGCTCACATATGGTGTTCCGGAAGATCACCCAGAGGTCCAGCGCGAGATTCAGGAGATTCAGAAGAAGTTTGAGGCGGAGAATGCAGGTGGTGGACACCATCCATGGTACGAAATCTTCACTGGCCCGCGCATGAGGTACCGTGTTCTACTCGGTATTGCTCTGCAGGCTCTGCAACAACTCACGGGCGCCAACTA CTACTTCTACTATGGCACTACCATCTTCCAATCCGTCGGTATCCAAAACTCCTACGTCACATCCATGATCCTGGGTGGTGTAAACTTCGGCATGACTATCCCCGGCCTCTACGTAGTAGAAAAGTTTGGAAGAAGATCTTCACTCATCGTCGGAGGCTTATGGATGTCCATGTGCTTCCTTGTGTTCGCGTCAGTAGGCCACTTCGTCCTTACCAACCCTGATGGAAGCACGAGCCAAGGCGCCGGATATGCCATGATTATTTTCGCCTGTCTCTTCATCGCAGGCTACGCCATGACATGGGGACCAATCATTTGGGCGGTCATTGGAGAAATTTATCCGTCGAGATACAGAGCCAAGGCCATGGCTTTGGCAACAGCCAGTAACTGGACCTGGAACTTTTTAATCTCTTTCT TTACCCCTTACATCACCGCCGCCATTGATTACAGATACGGCTATGTCTTCGCAGCATGCTGTTTCACCGGCGCCGTAGTGGTATACTTCTTCGTCTGTGAATCCCACGGTCGCACCCTCGAGGAAATCGACACCATGTACATCTTACATGTTACACCCTGGAAGAGCAAGCACTGGACGCCTACTCCCGGAGAGGAACTGCCAGCGCTAGATAATACGTACCTGACGCCTGGTGCGAGGGGTATCAAGAAGGGTAATGAGGCTAGAGCGCCTGAGCAGATGAGAACAGAGGATGTTCCCGTGACGGATGCGGATATGCAGGCCAGTGGCGCGAGGAAAGAGTAG
- a CDS encoding Periplasmic protein TonB, with translation MSSNATASTLSPSIVPSNPQSTQGAPSSAPAPSSASPPQSPSTLRSSPASPSVTPSTAPEPSQPAVSTPAAAPSSAPPPAETPSSAPPASNPPASSAAAPPPSSQPPPAASTTQPPPASSAPPPPPASSAPPPPTSNQAPPPTSTAPPAQSSPNAPPPSETSTVTAPSAPPSTAVLTSIVVVTSAPTKAGETPQVITITSVITPTNAAQRPTGTGTGSNPNSTDPTQLQNAQKENSNGMSTGGKTAIAVVIPVVVVALLVLGGIFFWRKRKQRKSAQDERRKEVEEYGFNPNHDPTLPPVGGLAMAEDDSGYRGWGNATTNSNRKMSTTLASGMTYSDSNSNPGGYNSPNSPTNGAYSDAHSNDPLVDGRRHTMDSDGIGALGAGAGGAVAANSAHNQGGVHRGISNASSTYSAAGHSDNSGDYPGMNNSHPQDYYTNQDYYQNPTYGTQDPYAAQQQPIIRDVSARRNTRIENPSVFPQQGNSGIAQNF, from the coding sequence ATGTCAAGCAATGCTACTGCGAGTACGTTGTCTCCTTCTATTGTTCCCTCCAACCCTCAGAGCACCCAGGGAGCGCCTTCCTCTGCTCCCGCGCCTTCCTCTGCGAGCCCTCCCCAATCTCCCTCGACTCTTCGCTCCAGCCCTGCCTCGCCGTCTGTAACACCTTCCACAGCACCCGAGCCTTCGCAGCCTGCCGTCTCCACGCCCGCTGCCGCTCCGTCGTCCGCTCCACCACCAGCAGAGACTCCCTCTTCAGCGCCGCCTGCCTCGAACCCGCCAGCTTCttcagcagcagcaccgcCGCCGTCGTCACAGCCACCTCCAGCTGCCTCCACGACCCAGCCCCCGCCCGCTTCCTCTGctcctccaccaccaccagcctCTTCAGCCCCTCCGCCTCCGACGTCAAACCAAGCACCCCCGCCAACATCCACTGCACCGCCTGCGCAATCTTCTCCCAATGCGCCACCCCCATCTGAGACGAGCACCGTCACTGCTCCGTCGGCGCCTCCTTCGACTGCCGTCCTGACGTCCATTGTGGTAGTCACGTCTGCCCCAACAAAAGCAGGCGAGACGCCGCAAGTCATAACAATCACTTCAGTCATCACGCCAACAAACGCTGCCCAGCGCCCAACCGGTACCGGCACAGGCTCCAACCCAAACAGCACCGACCCGACCCAGCTGCAGAATGCGCAAAAGGAGAACAGCAATGGCATGAGCACCGGTGGTAAGACTGCCATCGCCGTCGTCATCCCCGTCGTCGTAGTTGCTCTGCTGGTACTTGGTGGCATCTTCTTCTGGCGCAAACGCAAGCAGCGCAAGAGTGCCCAGGACGAGCGCCGAAAAGAGGTGGAAGAGTATGGCTTCAACCCGAACCACGATCCAACCCTGCCTCCGGTCGGTGGTCTGGCCATGGCCGAAGACGACAGTGGCTACCGAGGATGGGGCAACGCCACTACAAACTCGAACCGCAAAATGTCCACCACCCTCGCCTCTGGAATGACCTACTCGgacagcaacagcaacccAGGCGGCTACAACAGCCCCAACTCCCCCACCAACGGTGCCTACTCCGACGCTCACTCCAACGACCCACTCGTAGATGGGCGTCGCCACACCATGGACTCGGACGGCATAGGTGCATTGGGTGCGGGCGCTGGTGGCGCTGTAGCCGCCAACTCGGCCCACAACCAAGGTGGCGTACACCGCGGAATCTCCAATGCCTCGTCGACATACTCGGCAGCTGGCCACTCCGACAACTCTGGTGACTACCCTGGCATGAACAACAGCCATCCACAAGACTATTACACCAACCAGGACTACTACCAGAACCCAACATACGGCACCCAAGACCCGTATGCCGCTCAGCAGCAGCCTATAATAAGAGACGTGTCTGCAAGACGAAACACCAGGATCGAGAATCCAAGTGTCTTCCCACAACAAGGAAACTCTGGCATCGCCCAAAACTTCTAA
- a CDS encoding SUZ multi-domain protein, translating into MVMASATSTPTEQVPPRPLSFAKVAASAIKPQMSKDSASKARPPVATPKIPTVAQKARSNPTNGDAAPKAPTEKQGDNDASKSAGNANSHMDSTGRSATPPPDAKLEATERPQSAAVVKVAATEDSSTQLSSSDGSGKPPSIDGKSVASATTFALDEKESLRPDDSASLRAVEEEDVISPPDSVIADSRQGSDHGAARAFRDQLQEIAVMNPQPHRGVPPGRFPTLPNGAQTLYDPNQSLNGAGPMSQPLVNGMPSLNGPPNIPAIPDEKLLEALRSPRDRLFVVKIEQDFIDFIKDSRESELCLPNCNTFYRMLAHRLADYYLLGHVVDTTMTGVKITRTPYCRIPPPVSQMVDPAKSTNTPPVELPARKIMRRDDGKSGTNTGANSQNASKTTSEMGASDGSNDGEGSKDKAALSREEREARYREARQRIFGSAESEETDTTEVNGQGEDKEKAKDMSRSSSAAGKKKPKKQRNYDDDDFQARSRFNVYYPQQYPVAGYTGDNAVYYNGYAGPAQNAPYATMNSGGSPPAAYSNPYPGMMAPDAQSQYGWNGQQYQPPNGSAMMYPNYGPMQNGYDLSTDFQRGMSSFQNAGMPSQVTPKMANPSMAPYQDNYQQPQHVPMNAGWSPQVNQQFPYHSATSAFNAQNGPGNRPMSAPHQAPMPGYPYGQFPPNGFNGKPNRNQHPLPGSYNRGQFNPQTQAFIPGGRNMPFGMQPNMMQGQPQMNPQMNPQMNGYGGYQMSAQTSMPAQMPRHSPSATSTPSFGSPQSMQGNYAAPSMNRIASQSGDPGSSQSSIAKYGTPAHLPPKPPAPAPAPPFALPSMTRVPSSSTFNHNSN; encoded by the exons ATGGTCATGGCGTCTGCgacttcaactcctaccgaACAGGTTCCTCCGAGGCCTCTTTCCTTTGCCAAG GTCGCGGCTTCCGCAATCAAACCTCAGATGTCGAAAGACTCTGCTTCCAAAGCGAGACCGCCTGTTGCGACACCCAAAATACCCACCGTTGCTCAGAAGGCGCGCTCTAACCCGACAAATGGGGACGCGGCGCCAAAAGCGCCCACAGAGAAGCAAGGCGACAATGATGCGAGTAAGAGTGCTGGAAATGCAAACTCGCACATGGACTCCACAGGCCGATCAGCCACACCGCCTCCCGACGCCAAGCTCGAAGCGACTGAGAGACCTCAGTCTGCCGCAGTAGTTAAAGTTGCCGCTACCGAGGATAGCAGCACTCAGCTATCTTCTTCCGATGGATCTGGAAAGCCTCCTAGTATTGATGGGAAGAGCGTTGCTTCTGCGACAACATTTGCACTCGACGAGAAGGAGTCATTGCGACCAGACGACAGTGCTAGCCTGAGGGCggtcgaagaagaagacgtCATCTCTCCTCCAGACTCTGTAATCGCGGATTCCCGACAAGGATCTGATCATGGCGCCGCACGTGCCTTCCGAGATCAGTTGCAGGAAATTGCCGTCATGAATCCTCAGCCTCACCGAGGAGTTCCGCCGGGTCGCTTTCCCACTCTGCCGAATGGAGCACAAACTCTGTACGATCCTAACCAGTCACTCAACGGCGCAGGTCCCATGTCACAGCCTCTCGTGAATGGCATGCCTTCGCTCAACGGCCCTCCCAACATACCCGCTATTCCGGATGAAAAGCTCCTCGAAGCGCTACGATCGCCCCGTGATCGTCTGTTTGTAGTCAAGATCGAACAAGACTTTATCGACTTCATAAAGGACTCTCG TGAGAGTGAGTTGTGTCTACCGAACTGTAATACTTTCTATAGGATGCTTGCACATCGTCTTGCGGACTATTACTTGCTTGGCCATGTAGTTGATACCACTATGACTGGCGTGAAGATCACGCGTACGCCGTATTGCAGAAT CCCGCCCCCAGTATCGCAAATGGTTGATCCTGCCAAGAGTACCAACACACCTCCCGTAGAGCTTCCTGCACGTAAAATCATGCGTCGTGATGATGGTAAATCTGGTACAAACACTGGAGCTAATTCGCAGAATGCATCCAAAACAACCTCTGAAATGGGAGCCAGTGATGGCAGTAACGACGGTGAAGGTAGCAAGGACAAAGCAGCTCTATCTCGTGAAGAACGCGAGGCTCGTTACCGTGAAGCTCGTCAGCGCATCTTTGGTAGCGCTGAGAGCGAAGAGACTGACACTACAGAGGTGAACGGACAAGGAGAGGACAAAGAGAAAGCGAAAGACATGTCAAGATCAAGCTCGGCTGCTGGGAAGAAAAAGCCCAAGAAGCAGCGCAACTACGACGATGACGACTTCCAAGCTCGATCCCGATTCAACGTGTATTACCCACAGCAATATCCTGTTGCGGGCTACACCGGAGACAATGCTGTCTACTACAACGGCTATGCTGGTCCTGCGCAGAATGCACCGTATGCGACTATGAACTCCGGGGGATCACCTCCAGCTGCGTACAGCAACCCATACCCGGGTATGATGGCCCCAGACGCACAGTCTCAATACGGCTGGAATGGCCAACAATATCAGCCACCCAATGGGTCAGCTATGATGTATCCCAACTATGGACCGATGCAGAACGGCTATGACCTATCAACAGATTTCCAGCGTGGTATGTCATCGTTCCAGAACGCCGGTATGCCGTCTCAGGTGACACCGAAGATGGCCAACCCGTCAATGGCACCCTACCAGGACAACTATCAGCAACCCCAGCACGTGCCCATGAATGCAGGGTGGTCACCACAAGTGAACCAGCAGTTCCCATATCACTCGGCCACGAGTGCGTTCAATGCTCAAAATGGGCCAGGCAACAGGCCCATGTCCGCGCCTCACCAAGCTCCGATGCCTGGCTATCCCTATGGCCAATTTCCTCCGAACGGTTTCAATGGCAAGCCAAATCGCAACCAACACCCTCTCCCTGGAAGCTACAACCGTGGGCAGTTCAACCCGCAAACCCAAGCCTTCATACCCGGCGGGCGTAACATGCCTTTTGGAATGCAGCCGAACATGATGCAGGGCCAGCCCCAGATGAACCCACAGATGAATCCACAAATGAACGGCTACGGTGGCTACCAAATGTCTGCCCAAACTTCTATGCCTGCTCAGATGCCTAGGCACAGCCCTTCTGCTACTTCTACGCCGTCTTTCGGCTCTCCGCAAAGCATGCAAGGCAACTACGCTGCCCCTTCTATGAACAGGATCGCATCTCAGTCTGGCGATCCAGGTTCCTCGCAAAGCAGCATCGCTAAGTACGGTACACCTGCGCACCTACCTCCAAAGCCACCTGCTCCTGCTCCAGCCCCGCCCTTCGCTCTACCTTCCATGACCCGAGTGCCATCGTCCAGCACCTTCAACCACAACTCTAACTGA
- a CDS encoding zf-CCHC-3 domain containing protein produces MFRRPGTGRSKASADTLCQKCLKRGHYSYECKAPAQERPYKPRPSRTQQLLNPNLKPKLTTEVPVDLVRKKGVADDILKKKEEERKRARSLSTSSIDSVSTISTNRSPSRSRSPPRKKHDGPRHRANDDKTTWPTGTHGGELVPSVQASVVGGGPGRGQGPGQRARSDHKRTFEGDYHGT; encoded by the exons ATGTTCCGCCGCCCAGGTACCGGCCGCTCCAAGGCTTCAGCAGACACGCTCTGCCAAAAGTGCCTGAAGAGAGGACACTACAGCTATGAATGCAAGGCCCCAGCCCAGGAGCGCCCCTATAAGCCGCGGCCCTCGAGAACACAGCAGCTACTCAACCCCAACCTGAAGCCTAAGCTTACCACTGAGGTACCTGTGGACCTGGTACGCAAGAAGGGCGTAGCCGACGACATcttgaagaagaaggaggaggaaCGCAAGCGCGCACGATCGCTTTCTACATCGTCCATTGACTCCGTATCCACCATATCTACCAACCGATCGCCGTCTCGGTCGCGCTCTCCGCCACGCAAGAAGCATGATGGCCCAAGACACCGAGCCAACGACGACAAGACA ACATGGCCGACAGGAACACACGGCGGCGAGTTAGTGCCTTCAGTCCAGGCGAGCGTGGTCGGAGGAGGACCAGGTCGCGGTCAAGGACCAGGTCAGCGCGCACGCAGCGATCACAAGAGAACGTTCGAGGGAGACTACCACGGAACATGA
- a CDS encoding DUF2414 multi-domain protein, which produces MEDLDMIDVADDIDIQIDTEVAAPIAQQPQQVIQNNTAGAQESIPAAYLEDIVVHRPWPESLNLQGVDNFDPNDPLYYAIEHCQSDPRVKQLRWVNDTSVNLDYYSSEDAALALKMLTAPEVGDTSHLSMQASRPAKPYSKKPDNILTIRQSNAGDEKPKGAAQKSNYYQRNPDVAGNRQRAPRKRSPAPRKDYLDYGEDDMASRGQDRRRSTGDESMGDSGADRRGPRRNGRDERDGRDMRGRGRGGGRQQGGRFRSDAQNQDVDSYRPSSRSPNEPRFGRLRGRSASPTPYDEGDGRFGFSEHDSHAGPRRYRSRSRSDNRRRREPSADRWTHDRANYDRQGGTTGGSRWQKDTALVESSPMGNHHRSNAIDASSKSKGAGESLLSRMTKNGQPLAPQQKPKRSLADRITRDDNSDEVFGRLKNDYSDPYVTEFSESTQTRRGLADRITRDNDMNIRGRARSQEGINIRGSADRSGSGINIRGVASGA; this is translated from the exons ATGGAAGACCTTGACATGATTGACGTTGCTGACGATATTGACATTCAGATAGACACAGAAGTAGCTGCTCCGATCGCGCAACAGCCGCAACAAGTTATTCAA AATAACACAGCAGGCGCACAAGAAAGCATTCCCGCAGCTTATCTCGAGGACATTGTAGTCCACAGGCCATGGCCCGAGTCCTTAAACCTGCAGGGCGTGGACAATTTCGACCCGAACGATCCCCTCTATTATGCCATAGAGCATTGCCAGTCCGACCCGCGCGTCAAGCAATTGCGATGGGTCAACGATACCTCAGTCAACCTGGATTACTACAGTAGCGAAGATGCGGCACTCGCCCTAAAGATGTTGACCGCCCCAGAGGTTGGCGACACAAGCCACCTTTCGATGCAAGCCAGTCGCCCAGCGAAACCGTACTCCAAGAAGCCGGATAATATCCTGACGATTAGGCAGTCGAACGCTGGCGACGAGAAGCCAAAGGGCGCGGCCCAGAAGAGTAACTACTACCAACGAAACCCTGATGTGGCCGGCAACCGCCAGCGAGCACCGCGCAAGAGGTCGCCCGCCCCCAGGAAAGATTACCTCGACTACGGAGAAGATGACATGGCTTCTAGGGGTCAGGACAGGCGGAGAAGTACCGGTGACGAGTCAATGGGTGATTCCGGTGCTGATCGAAGAGGTCCGCGCCGCAATGGACGAGACGAGCGTGACGGACGCGACATGCGCGGCCGCGGCAGAGGAGGAGGCCGTCAACAAGGTGGCAGGTTCCGAAGTGACGCCCAAAATCAGGATGTCGACTCCTACAGACCAAGTTCGAGAAG TCCCAATGAGCCACGCTTCGGTCGTCTACGAGGACGTAGCGCATCTCCCACGCCATACGATGAAGGCGACGGCCGCTTCGGATTCTCCGAGCACGACTCCCATGCAGGGCCCCGTCGGTACCGCAGCCGTAGTCGCAGTGACAACCGGCGTCGACGCGAACCTAGTGCCGACCGCTGGACTCACGACCGCGCAAACTACGATCGTCAAGGCGGTACTACGGGTGGCAGTCGCTGGCAAAAGGACACTGCCCTTGTCGAAAGCTCCCCAATGGGCAACCACCACCGCTCAAACGCCATTGATGCATCGTCCAAGTCAAAAGGAGCAGGCGAGTCACTCTTGTCACGCATGACCAAGAATGGCCAGCCTTTGGCACCACAGCAGAAACCCAAGCGTTCGCTAGCTGATAGGATTACGCGCGACGATAATTCAGACGAGGTGTTTGGTCGGCTGAAGAACGACTACAGCGACCCCTACGTCACCGAGTTCTCTGAATCAACTCAAACTCGTCGTGGTCTCGCCGACCGCATCACTCGCGATAACGACATGAACATCCGCGGACGAGCACGAAGCCAAGAAGGTATCAACATCCGTGGCTCAGCTGATCGCAGTGGAAGTGGCATCAATATCCGTGGCGTAGCAAGTGGCGCTTAG
- a CDS encoding PutA, NAD-dependent aldehyde dehydrogenase, with translation MVLESKYQLPFKLSNPDLLHNLSYVNGEWVRAKSGRTFEVVDPGTGKPWIECPTNDASDVDDAVKSSHECFQQYKKISPRQRAQMLHKWDALIKENREDIATMLVYETGKPRSEAYGEIDYSTGFTWWFAGEAERIQGTVFTPALANRRIFTIKQPLGVAVALVPWNFPIAMILRKAGAALAAGCTMVVKPSPETPITVLTLAYLAQKAGFPKGALNVLTTDLDKTPELSEALCRHPLVNKVTFTGSTRVGKLVAKICADNLKKVTLELGGNCPVLVFDDASIEQAVSQIFALKYRHAGQACITANRIYVQSGIFDKFLERWNAETQKIVVGHGSDEKTTMGPVTTPRGVEKALALVEDAKKKGAKIHTGGNTIEKDGGYFFEPTIISGVTSDMDIANEEAFAPISTFIKFETEDEAVKAANDTSMGLASYCFTKNVDRTWRLFESLEAGMIGLNTGNSSAAESPFGGIKQSGYGKESGKDVAVNEYLITKTGTFTLEEQS, from the exons ATGGTTTTAGAAAGCAAGTATCAGCTGCCATTCAAG CTCAGCAACCCGGACTTGCTTCATAATCTCTCATATGTCAACGGCGAGTGGGTACGAGCAAAGTCTGGAAGAACTTTTGAAGTAGTTG ACCCTGGGACCGGAAAGCCATGGATCGAGTGCCCGACAAACGACGCATCTGATGTAGACGATGCGGTCAAGAGCTCGCATGAATGCTTTCAGCAGTACAAGAAGATCAGCCCTCGACAGCGCGCGCAGATGCTGCACAAATGGGATGCCCTCATCAAGGAGAACAGGGAAGACATTGCAACCATGCTAGTATATGAAACTGGAAAACCCAGGTCTGAGGCCTATGGCGAGATCGACTACTCTACAGGGTTCACATGGTGGTTCGCCGGAGAAGCTGAACGGATCCAGGGAACCGTCTTCACACCGGCTTTGGCGAATCGACGCATATTCACTATTAAACAGCCTCTCGGTGTCGCTGTAGCGTTGGTGCCATGGAACTTCCCCATTGCGATGATATTGAGAAAGGCAGGCGCAGCATTGGCCGCGGGCTGCACGATGGTTGTGAAGCCCAGCCCAGAGACACCCATTACGGTACTCACATTGGCATATCTCGCTCAAAAGGCTGGATTTCCAAAGGGGGCGCTGAACGTCTTGACTACAGATCTGGACAAGACCCCTGAACTAAGCGAAGCACTTTGTCGACACCCCCTTGTGAACAAGGTCACTTTTACAGGCTCAACGCGCGTTGGCAAACTGGTTGCTAAGATTTGCGCCGATAATCTGAAGAAAGTCACATTGGAGCTAGGGGGCAACTGTCCTGTTTTGGTGTTCGATGATGCGAGCATCGAACAAGCAGTGAGCCAGATCTTTGCTCTGAAGTACCGTCATGCTGGTCAGGCTTGTATAACCGCGAACCGGATCTATGTTCAGTCTGGCATCTTTGACAAGTTCCTCGAGCGCTGGAATGCGGAGACGCAAAAGATTGTCGTCGGTCACGGCTCCGACGAGAAAACTACAATGGGCCCAGTTACTACGCCGCGGGGTGTAGAGAAGGCGCTTGCTCTTGTTGAGGACGCGAAAAAGAAAGGCGCGAAGATTCACACTGGTGGCAACACGATTGAAAAGGATGGCGGATACTTCTTCGAGCCTACCATCATCTCTGGAGTTACATCAGACATGGATATTGCGAATGAAGAGGCATTTGCTCCGATCAGTACGTTCATCAAGTTTGAGACGGAAGATGAAGCGGTGAAGGCAGCGAACGACACTAGCATGGGCCTTGCTTCTTACTGCTTCACGAAGAATGTTGATCGCACGTGGAGGCTATTCGAGAGTCTAGAGGCGGGTATGATCGGACTAAATACG GGTAATTCGTCTGCGGCAGAGTCGCCATTTGGTGGCATCAAACAGAGTGGTTATGGCAAGGAGTCTGGAAAGGACGTGGCTGTCAATGAGTACCTGATCACTAAGACTGGCACTTTCACGCTCGAGGAGCAATCCTGA
- a CDS encoding FabG, Dehydrogenase with different specificities (related to short-chain alcohol dehydrogenase) has protein sequence MGRLDGKVAIVTGGGSGFGAGISKGMASEGAKVLVCDINQTGGEATAATNPSALAFHKMDVTKSADWKATVSACIEKFGRCDILVNNAGWSYTNKPTTTVTEEEFERTFDVNVKGVYLGCNAWVDQAIERKEGGVIINIASVGATRPRPGLVWYNASKGAIWNATKGLAAEYGPHQIRVVSICPLVTATGLFSAFTGMEDTPENRTKFTSNVPMGRIGEVDDVVNACIFMASKEAGFITGVNLEVDGGRCI, from the exons ATGGGTAGATTAGATGGAAAAGTCGCGATCGTGACCG GCGGCGGCTCGGGCTTTGGCGCTGGCATATCCAAAGGCATGGCCTCAGAAGGCGCAAAAGTCCTCGTCTGCGACATAA ACCAAACCGGCGGCGAAGCAACCGCAGCCACCAACCCTTCAGCCCTAGCCTTCCACAAAATGGATGTGACAAAATCCGCAGACTGGAAAGCAACAGTCTCAGCATGCATTGAAAAGTTTGGTCGATGCGATATCCTCGTCAACAACGCAGGCTGGTCTTACACTAACAAACCCACTACGACCGTCACCGAGGAGGAATTCGAAAGGACGTTTGACGTTAATGTAAAAGGAGTCTACCTGGGTTGCAATGCGTGGGTCGATCAAGCCATTGAGCGGAAGGAGGGTGGTGTGATTATCAACATTGCCAGTGTGGGCGCTACTAGACCCAGACCAGGACTTGTGTGGTATAACGCGTCCAAAGGCGCCATCTGGAAT GCAACGAAGGGTCTGGCTGCAGAGTACGGTCCACACCAGATCCGCGTTGTTAGCATCTGTCCGCTTGTCACTGCAACGGGTCTCTTCTCTGCTTTTACAGGCATGGAAGATACACCGGAGAACAGGACAAAGTTCACTTCGAATGTACCCATGGGACGGATTGGTGAAGTTGATGATGTGGTGAATGCGTGCATCTTTATGGCAAGTAAGGAAGCGGGCTTCATTACTGGTGTCAATCTCGAGGTAGATGGTGGACGATGTATCTAG